A section of the Pseudanabaena mucicola str. Chao 1806 genome encodes:
- a CDS encoding Hfq-related RNA-binding protein: MSAPTATKIGLNTSLPSIRRIHSIIRDKNEVEIKLLTGDQLHGKISWIDDQCICLDTSGHKVVIWQHAIVYIK; the protein is encoded by the coding sequence ATGAGCGCACCAACAGCAACCAAAATCGGACTCAACACCTCCCTACCAAGTATTCGCCGCATTCATAGCATCATTCGCGATAAGAATGAGGTTGAGATCAAGCTGCTCACAGGTGATCAACTTCATGGCAAAATTAGCTGGATCGATGATCAATGTATTTGTTTGGACACATCAGGACACAAAGTGGTGATCTGGCAACATGCGATCGTTTATATTAAATAA
- a CDS encoding tetratricopeptide repeat protein, whose protein sequence is MQDLVAAFESQFAHQQFPAASATLQQLLSDSPDDPQLQILQGRLYNAMGNPNEAEEIFRRLLKAQLPAKLITQARQGLLAIEMAEVRARQERMDEITKLAGGSCFAYLALLPVSPEKKDWAIAKLARVFRTDPYTARFKIPNRYPKIIRIGTLAEMQAYGEDLQNCGIAAIWLSIDAIAQIPIYQVTYFNELQVKGNYQIQAITDTNEITFTPQDVITKVEGILPTFGDVVVFDAKHKLARKEQILDRIQICDLHLRSFRLNGEVCDHGGILRFHDNQYRFDFGLQLSVERSLKHIAPTVKERWLELGKWLDRTMPTAKNASDFQNFAEMSIVYPEFLQAIAETHVILERTKPSLWDNCFQLYSSTVFHHSHLAT, encoded by the coding sequence ATGCAAGATCTCGTAGCTGCGTTTGAGAGTCAGTTTGCTCATCAACAATTCCCTGCAGCGTCAGCAACGCTTCAGCAATTGCTATCAGATTCTCCTGACGATCCGCAGTTACAGATTTTGCAAGGGCGACTCTATAATGCCATGGGTAACCCTAATGAAGCTGAGGAAATTTTTCGCCGTCTGCTTAAGGCTCAGTTACCTGCCAAGTTAATTACGCAGGCGCGACAAGGATTGCTTGCGATCGAAATGGCAGAGGTGCGGGCGCGGCAAGAGCGGATGGATGAAATCACCAAGCTTGCAGGTGGTTCTTGTTTCGCCTATTTAGCGCTATTGCCAGTATCTCCTGAGAAAAAAGACTGGGCGATAGCTAAACTTGCCAGAGTTTTTCGTACCGATCCCTACACAGCAAGATTTAAAATCCCAAATCGTTATCCCAAAATTATTCGCATAGGTACGCTAGCTGAGATGCAAGCCTATGGTGAGGATTTACAAAATTGTGGTATTGCGGCGATTTGGTTAAGTATTGATGCGATCGCCCAAATCCCGATCTATCAGGTGACATATTTTAATGAGTTGCAGGTAAAGGGCAATTACCAAATTCAGGCGATCACTGATACCAATGAAATTACTTTTACGCCCCAAGATGTCATTACCAAAGTAGAGGGAATTTTGCCGACCTTTGGGGATGTGGTGGTGTTTGATGCAAAACATAAACTTGCCCGCAAGGAGCAAATTTTAGATCGGATTCAGATTTGCGATCTCCATTTGCGAAGTTTTCGGCTCAATGGTGAAGTTTGCGATCATGGCGGGATTCTCCGATTTCATGATAATCAGTATCGCTTTGATTTTGGTTTGCAATTGTCCGTCGAACGATCACTAAAGCACATTGCCCCAACGGTCAAGGAACGTTGGCTGGAACTGGGTAAATGGCTGGATCGGACGATGCCCACGGCAAAAAACGCCAGTGATTTTCAAAATTTTGCGGAAATGTCGATTGTGTATCCAGAATTTTTACAGGCGATCGCAGAAACCCATGTGATCCTTGAGCGAACTAAACCCAGCCTGTGGGATAACTGCTTCCAGCTATATAGCAGCACCGTTTTTCATCATAGCCATTTAGCAACATAA
- a CDS encoding AMP-dependent synthetase/ligase: protein MPNSVQTSQVQQFNSLWQIWEQRAKFHPDAIALYDPHAKPPIRISYKDTFEQINQFGAGLRSLGVNFGDKVALIADNSPRWLIADQGILAIGAANATRSSQAERSELLYIIEHSDSVAIVVENLATLKKLEPELHSLLVKQIILLSDENPPEGVYNFQQLLDKGLSKDLGNPSIKRDTLATLIYTSGTTARPKGVMLTHGNFLYEVEAAQTVLQLEVNERVLSILPTWHSYERTFEYFIFSQGCTQIYTNLRTIKKDLKEHKPHYMVAVPRLWESIYEGVQKNCRDQPESKQRLVKLFLKISQKYITAKRVVQGLNLENLYPSLGDKLKASLVTLILWAFHQLGHKLVYQKVREATGGNFKYIVSGGGSIAEHLEDFYEIVGIEILGGYGLTETSPITHVRRPHRNIRGGDGQPLPQTETRIVNMSTRADVPIGQQGLVLIRGPQVMQGYYKNPEATAKAIDPQGWFDTGDLGYVSKWDDLIITGRAKDTIVLTNGENIEPQPIEDACIRSPYIDQVVLVGQDQKQLGVLIVPNLSALEATGLIPPDSNLVSVLPELNQPKIRNLYREELTREVQNRPGYSINDRIGVFEFLPEPFTIENGFLTQTFKIRRNIVFERYQDIIVKMFTS from the coding sequence ATGCCCAATTCTGTTCAGACATCGCAGGTACAGCAATTCAATAGTCTCTGGCAAATATGGGAACAAAGAGCAAAATTTCATCCTGATGCGATCGCTCTCTACGATCCCCATGCCAAGCCGCCAATCAGAATTTCCTATAAAGACACATTTGAGCAAATTAATCAATTTGGGGCAGGTTTGCGATCTCTAGGTGTGAACTTTGGCGATAAAGTGGCGCTCATAGCCGATAACTCACCAAGGTGGTTAATTGCCGATCAGGGAATTTTAGCGATTGGGGCTGCCAATGCAACGCGAAGTTCTCAAGCAGAGCGGAGTGAGCTGCTCTACATCATCGAGCATAGTGATAGCGTAGCGATCGTCGTCGAAAATCTGGCAACCCTCAAAAAGCTCGAACCAGAATTGCATAGCCTTCTAGTCAAACAAATTATCTTGCTGTCAGACGAAAACCCTCCCGAAGGAGTCTATAACTTCCAGCAATTACTAGATAAGGGTCTCAGTAAAGATTTAGGTAATCCTAGCATCAAACGCGACACCCTAGCTACACTGATCTACACCTCTGGCACAACTGCGCGACCCAAGGGAGTTATGCTCACCCACGGCAATTTCCTTTACGAAGTAGAGGCAGCACAGACCGTTTTGCAACTTGAGGTCAATGAGCGTGTTCTTAGCATTCTCCCCACATGGCATTCCTATGAGCGTACCTTTGAATATTTTATCTTCTCCCAAGGTTGCACCCAAATCTACACCAATCTTCGCACCATTAAAAAAGACTTAAAAGAACATAAACCGCATTACATGGTCGCAGTGCCGCGTCTGTGGGAATCCATCTATGAGGGTGTGCAAAAAAACTGCCGCGATCAGCCTGAGAGCAAACAGCGCTTAGTCAAACTTTTCCTCAAGATCAGCCAAAAATATATCACTGCTAAGCGGGTTGTCCAAGGTTTAAACCTCGAAAATCTCTATCCTTCTCTAGGTGACAAATTAAAAGCATCGCTGGTAACATTAATTCTATGGGCATTTCACCAACTTGGTCATAAATTGGTTTATCAAAAAGTACGCGAAGCAACGGGTGGCAATTTTAAATACATCGTCAGTGGTGGTGGCTCGATCGCTGAACACCTCGAAGATTTTTATGAAATTGTTGGTATCGAAATTTTGGGTGGATATGGCTTGACCGAAACCTCCCCCATTACCCACGTGCGCCGTCCACATCGCAATATTCGTGGTGGTGATGGACAGCCCTTGCCCCAGACCGAAACCCGCATCGTTAATATGTCCACTAGAGCCGATGTCCCAATTGGTCAACAAGGATTAGTCCTCATTCGGGGTCCACAAGTGATGCAGGGCTATTACAAAAATCCTGAAGCGACAGCAAAAGCGATCGATCCCCAGGGATGGTTTGACACAGGCGATTTGGGATATGTCAGCAAATGGGATGATCTAATCATCACAGGTCGTGCTAAAGATACGATCGTCTTAACTAACGGTGAGAATATTGAGCCTCAACCCATTGAAGATGCCTGTATTCGCAGTCCCTATATTGATCAGGTTGTATTAGTGGGGCAAGACCAGAAACAATTGGGTGTGTTAATCGTTCCTAATCTTTCAGCACTGGAAGCTACGGGTTTAATTCCCCCCGATTCAAATTTGGTAAGTGTTTTGCCAGAGTTGAATCAGCCCAAAATTCGCAACCTTTATCGCGAAGAACTGACCCGTGAAGTGCAAAACCGCCCTGGATATAGCATTAATGATCGCATTGGTGTTTTTGAGTTCTTGCCTGAACCCTTTACAATCGAAAATGGGTTCCTCACACAGACATTCAAAATCCGACGTAACATCGTATTTGAGCGTTATCAAGATATTATTGTCAAAATGTTTACTTCATGA